The bacterium genome includes a region encoding these proteins:
- a CDS encoding NDP-sugar synthase, producing the protein MRALLLSGGEGTRLRPFTLTTPKPLLSVANIPVIAYQFALLKKYGITDIIVGIGYKTDNFRKVVAGISKSMGIKASLSIEDKPLGTGGGLRNAYPFFKREKEPFFVFNGDVIADFNLEKMMSLHKEKNVYLTIGLVRVNNPSSYGLVITDGDMSVKRFIEKPGPEEIISDTINAGVYIFSPDIFNQIAAGKNVSLEKEVFPSLLEKGKKVYTCIHYGYWMDVGTIEKYIKVNFDIMEGKVGFFDIHPQYIDSGKIILGKKSVIRERVQIRGKVIIGNNCIIGEDSFLEDSIIMDNTIVSRRCRVRNSVIGKDVLVENDCIIENQAIADKSLICSFTRPV; encoded by the coding sequence ATGAGAGCATTACTTTTATCAGGAGGAGAAGGGACACGATTGAGGCCCTTTACACTTACAACTCCTAAACCACTTTTGTCTGTTGCTAATATACCTGTTATTGCCTATCAGTTTGCCCTTCTTAAAAAATATGGAATTACAGACATTATAGTAGGAATAGGATATAAAACAGACAATTTCAGAAAGGTTGTAGCAGGTATATCAAAAAGTATGGGTATTAAAGCATCACTTTCTATTGAAGATAAACCACTCGGGACAGGTGGAGGACTGAGAAATGCCTATCCTTTTTTCAAGAGAGAAAAAGAACCATTTTTTGTATTTAATGGAGATGTTATAGCGGACTTTAATTTAGAAAAAATGATGTCCTTACATAAAGAAAAAAACGTTTATCTAACCATAGGACTTGTCAGGGTAAACAATCCATCTTCTTATGGGCTTGTGATTACAGATGGGGATATGTCTGTAAAAAGATTTATTGAGAAACCAGGACCAGAAGAGATAATATCAGACACTATTAATGCTGGTGTTTATATATTTTCTCCTGATATATTTAACCAGATAGCAGCAGGAAAGAATGTGTCTCTTGAAAAAGAGGTTTTTCCTTCACTCCTTGAAAAAGGGAAAAAGGTATATACCTGTATCCATTATGGTTACTGGATGGATGTAGGGACTATTGAAAAATATATAAAGGTAAATTTTGACATAATGGAAGGGAAAGTAGGGTTTTTTGATATACATCCACAATATATAGATAGTGGGAAGATTATTCTCGGTAAGAAAAGTGTTATAAGAGAAAGGGTTCAGATAAGAGGGAAGGTTATTATTGGAAATAATTGTATTATAGGGGAAGATAGTTTTTTAGAGGATAGTATTATAATGGATAATACCATTGTCAGTAGAAGATGCAGAGTTAGAAATTCAGTAATAGGGAAAGATGTTCTTGTGGAAAATGACTGTATAATTGAAAATCAGGCAATTGCAGATAAAAGTTTAATATGTTCCTTTACCCGTCCTGTATGA